One window of the Herbiconiux sp. L3-i23 genome contains the following:
- the yicI gene encoding alpha-xylosidase: MKFTDGFWQIRPGVTALYAQEAYDVESTATEIVVTAPTAVITSRGATLNRPTFTVTIWSPMEGVIGVRAEHFQGAPRPLGFELVGATEGVGRVTTDEDGVATLTSGSLTATVGKGAPWALTFSSGGRVLTASGHKSLGYMQLAPDAQVDPGVVGNARAATASPAASTYVHEQLDLGVGETIYGLGERFGPLVKNGQTVEIWNADGGTSSEQAYKNIPFYLSNRGYGVLVNDAGHVSYEIGSEAVERVQFSVPGESIEYFIVDGPTPKDVLTRYTALTGRPAEVPAWSYGLWLSTSFTTDYDEATVNEFIDGMFERDLPLGVFHFDCFWMREFNWCDFEWDPRVFPDPEGMLSRLHERDLRVCVWINPYIGQRSPLFREAADQGFLVKKPDGSVWQWDLWQAGMGLVDFTNPAATKWYQGKLRALLDQGVDCFKTDFGERIPLEVEYFDGSSPDRMHNLYTQRYNEAVFEVLEERRGAGEAVLFARSATAGGQRLPVHWGGDSTSTYASMAETLRGGLSLALSGFGFWSHDIGGFEGTPDAGVFKRWVAFGMLGSHSRLHGSGSYRVPWVFDDGTEEPGQSAVEVTRAFLDLKLRLMPYLYAAGREASATGVPLMRPMLLEFPEDPTALHLDRQYMLGSDLLVAPVFSADGVVEFYLPAGTWTNHWTGERIEGGRWLRETHRFDTLPLYVREGAVIAWGARADRADYDYLDGLTLEIHKTPGEWSKTLVISTPDGDSAEFVVSADADGVIVTSEGAERFAVRVAGGSPVVAAKGKAELAW; encoded by the coding sequence ATGAAGTTCACCGACGGGTTCTGGCAGATCCGCCCCGGCGTCACCGCGCTCTACGCCCAGGAGGCGTACGACGTGGAGAGCACCGCGACGGAGATCGTCGTCACCGCGCCCACCGCGGTCATCACCTCGCGCGGGGCGACCCTCAACCGGCCGACGTTCACCGTGACGATCTGGTCGCCGATGGAGGGCGTCATCGGCGTGCGCGCCGAGCACTTCCAGGGCGCGCCACGGCCCCTGGGCTTCGAGCTCGTCGGCGCGACCGAGGGCGTCGGCCGAGTGACGACAGATGAGGACGGCGTGGCGACCCTCACCTCCGGATCGCTCACCGCGACGGTCGGCAAGGGCGCCCCCTGGGCACTCACGTTCTCCTCCGGCGGGCGCGTGCTCACCGCCAGTGGGCACAAGTCGCTCGGCTACATGCAGCTCGCTCCCGACGCGCAGGTCGATCCCGGAGTGGTGGGCAACGCCCGCGCCGCGACCGCGTCGCCTGCCGCTTCCACCTACGTCCACGAGCAGCTCGACCTCGGCGTCGGCGAGACCATCTACGGTCTCGGCGAACGCTTCGGTCCCCTCGTCAAGAACGGCCAGACCGTCGAGATCTGGAACGCCGACGGCGGCACCTCCAGCGAGCAGGCGTACAAGAACATCCCGTTCTACCTCTCGAACCGCGGCTACGGCGTCCTCGTCAACGACGCCGGCCACGTCAGCTACGAGATCGGCTCCGAGGCCGTCGAGCGGGTGCAGTTCTCGGTGCCGGGCGAGAGCATCGAGTACTTCATCGTCGACGGGCCCACCCCGAAGGACGTGCTCACCCGCTACACAGCGCTCACCGGGCGTCCCGCCGAGGTGCCCGCCTGGTCGTACGGGCTGTGGCTGTCGACGAGCTTCACCACCGACTACGACGAAGCCACCGTCAACGAGTTCATCGACGGCATGTTCGAGCGCGACCTGCCGTTGGGCGTGTTCCACTTCGACTGCTTCTGGATGCGCGAGTTCAACTGGTGCGACTTCGAATGGGACCCCCGCGTCTTCCCGGACCCCGAGGGGATGCTCTCGCGCCTGCACGAGCGCGACCTGCGCGTCTGCGTCTGGATCAATCCGTACATCGGACAGCGTTCTCCGCTCTTCCGCGAGGCCGCCGACCAGGGCTTCCTCGTGAAGAAGCCCGACGGCTCGGTGTGGCAGTGGGACCTCTGGCAGGCCGGCATGGGGCTCGTCGACTTCACCAACCCCGCCGCGACGAAGTGGTACCAGGGCAAGCTGCGCGCACTGCTCGACCAGGGAGTCGACTGCTTCAAGACCGACTTCGGTGAGCGCATCCCGCTCGAGGTCGAGTACTTCGACGGCTCGAGCCCCGACCGCATGCACAACCTCTACACGCAGCGCTACAACGAGGCCGTGTTCGAGGTCCTCGAAGAGCGTCGCGGTGCCGGAGAAGCCGTGCTCTTCGCGCGGTCCGCGACCGCCGGCGGCCAGCGTCTGCCCGTGCACTGGGGCGGCGACTCGACCTCGACCTACGCGTCGATGGCGGAGACGCTGCGCGGCGGTCTGTCGCTCGCGCTCAGCGGCTTCGGCTTCTGGAGCCACGACATCGGCGGCTTCGAGGGGACCCCCGACGCCGGAGTCTTCAAGCGCTGGGTCGCGTTCGGCATGCTCGGCAGCCACTCGCGTCTGCACGGCTCCGGCTCCTACCGGGTGCCGTGGGTCTTCGACGACGGCACCGAGGAGCCCGGTCAGAGTGCCGTCGAGGTGACCCGTGCGTTCCTCGACCTGAAGCTGCGACTCATGCCGTACCTCTACGCGGCAGGACGCGAGGCGAGCGCCACCGGCGTCCCGCTCATGCGCCCGATGCTGCTCGAGTTCCCCGAGGACCCGACCGCGCTGCACCTCGACCGCCAGTACATGCTGGGCTCCGACCTGCTCGTCGCGCCGGTGTTCAGCGCCGACGGCGTCGTGGAGTTCTACCTGCCCGCGGGCACGTGGACCAACCACTGGACCGGCGAACGCATCGAGGGCGGGCGCTGGCTGCGCGAGACGCACCGCTTCGACACCCTGCCGCTGTACGTGCGCGAAGGCGCCGTCATCGCGTGGGGCGCCCGGGCCGACCGCGCCGACTACGACTACCTCGACGGACTCACCCTCGAGATCCACAAGACGCCGGGGGAGTGGAGCAAGACGCTCGTCATCAGCACCCCCGACGGCGATTCGGCCGAATTCGTGGTCAGCGCCGACGCCGACGGGGTTATCGTGACCTCGGAGGGCGCCGAGCGCTTCGCGGTCCGCGTCGCGGGCGGCAGCCCGGTCGTCGCTGCGAAGGGGAAGGCCGAGCTCGCATGGTGA
- a CDS encoding GH1 family beta-glucosidase: MVTKGSADYRDSGLQFAPDFVIGSATASYQIEGAANEDGRGPSIWDTYSHTPGKVWNGDTGDVADDHYHRFEQDLDIMKDLGLDSYRFSIAWPRIQATGVGAANEKGLAFYSKLVDGLLERGIRPIATLYHWDLPQALEDEGGWTNRGTAYRFAEYTEHAVRALGDRVHTWTTLNEPWCSAYLGYGSGAHAPGRTDGAAALTAVHHLNLAHGLAIPVIRETATNDPQTSVTLNFHVIRGDDETTPEAARRIDALANRAFTGPMLKGAYPADLLEDTASVTDWSFVQDGDEKLIHQPIDILGVNYYSTVTVKMWDGVSPRENADGHKDVGGSPWPGSRDVEFQVQAGPYTDMGWNIAPDGLEELLLHLHEEFPEQALMITENGAAFPDTVEDGRVHDVERTDYLNRHFTAAHRAIEKGVDLRGYTVWSLMDNFEWGYGYSKRFGIVRVDYDTQERTLKDSALWLKSLIATRTLP, translated from the coding sequence ATGGTGACCAAGGGATCCGCCGACTATCGGGACAGCGGACTTCAGTTCGCCCCCGACTTCGTGATCGGTTCGGCCACGGCGTCGTACCAGATCGAGGGCGCCGCGAACGAGGACGGCCGCGGCCCGTCGATCTGGGACACCTACTCGCACACGCCGGGCAAGGTGTGGAACGGCGACACCGGCGACGTGGCCGACGACCACTACCACCGGTTCGAGCAGGACCTCGACATCATGAAGGACCTCGGGCTCGACTCGTACCGGTTCTCGATCGCGTGGCCGCGCATCCAGGCCACCGGCGTCGGGGCGGCCAACGAGAAGGGTCTCGCCTTCTACTCGAAGCTCGTCGACGGGCTGCTCGAGCGGGGCATCCGCCCGATCGCGACGCTGTACCACTGGGATCTGCCCCAGGCGCTCGAAGACGAGGGCGGTTGGACCAACCGCGGCACCGCCTACCGCTTCGCCGAGTACACCGAGCACGCCGTGCGCGCGCTCGGCGACCGGGTGCACACCTGGACGACCCTCAACGAGCCGTGGTGCTCGGCCTACCTCGGCTACGGTTCCGGCGCCCACGCGCCCGGTCGCACCGACGGCGCTGCCGCGCTCACCGCGGTGCACCACCTCAACCTCGCGCACGGCCTCGCCATCCCGGTCATCCGCGAGACCGCGACGAACGATCCGCAGACCTCGGTGACGCTGAACTTCCACGTCATCCGCGGCGACGACGAGACGACGCCCGAGGCGGCCCGCCGCATCGACGCGCTCGCCAATCGTGCGTTCACCGGTCCGATGCTGAAGGGCGCCTACCCGGCTGATCTGCTCGAGGACACGGCGTCGGTCACCGACTGGTCGTTCGTGCAGGACGGCGACGAGAAGCTCATCCACCAGCCGATCGACATCCTCGGCGTCAATTACTACTCCACCGTCACGGTGAAGATGTGGGACGGCGTCTCGCCGCGCGAGAACGCCGACGGGCACAAGGACGTCGGCGGTTCGCCGTGGCCCGGCAGCCGCGACGTCGAGTTCCAGGTGCAGGCCGGGCCGTACACCGACATGGGCTGGAACATCGCGCCCGACGGTCTCGAGGAGCTGCTGCTGCACCTTCACGAGGAGTTCCCCGAGCAGGCGCTGATGATCACCGAGAACGGCGCCGCGTTCCCCGACACGGTCGAGGACGGTCGCGTGCACGACGTCGAGCGCACCGACTACTTGAACCGGCACTTCACGGCGGCGCACCGCGCGATCGAGAAGGGCGTCGACCTGCGCGGCTACACGGTGTGGTCACTGATGGACAACTTCGAGTGGGGCTACGGCTACTCCAAGCGCTTCGGCATCGTCCGCGTCGACTACGACACCCAGGAGCGCACCCTGAAGGACAGCGCCCTCTGGCTGAAGAGCTTGATCGCCACCCGCACCCTCCCCTGA
- a CDS encoding ABC transporter permease: MSDASNGAGVSVGQITDPSVGGQPPVGGNPRGGAKSAFGRILGGAAGRNLGLVIALIALCIVGAISAGPRFTDVENFMTIIRFASVTGVLSIGVTFVIIAGGIDLSVGSVLGLATVIPTLSAVQTFAGQSSWLVMVLIALAVGAVAGLINGVVIAYGNVVAFIATLSMLVAARGLAEIFANRSTQIVRDQGFLSFFRGDFLGVSPLIWIFLIVAIAGWVLLNRTTFGRRTIAIGGNLEAARLAGIKVKRHTMYLYVLAGLTAGIGAVMMMARTTVGTSTHGTLYELDVIAAIVVGGTLLVGGRGTIVGTVFGVLIFAVLTNIFTLNNLNTSVQAVVKGVIIVIAVLLQRRFAERSSRR, encoded by the coding sequence ATGAGCGACGCCAGCAACGGAGCAGGCGTATCCGTCGGTCAGATCACCGACCCGAGCGTCGGAGGTCAGCCGCCGGTCGGCGGTAATCCGCGGGGCGGCGCGAAGTCGGCGTTCGGGCGCATCCTGGGCGGCGCGGCCGGACGCAACCTCGGCCTCGTCATCGCCCTGATCGCCCTGTGCATCGTCGGCGCGATCAGCGCGGGCCCGCGCTTCACCGACGTCGAGAACTTCATGACGATCATCCGGTTCGCCTCGGTGACCGGGGTGCTGAGCATCGGCGTCACGTTCGTCATCATCGCGGGCGGCATCGATCTGTCGGTCGGATCGGTACTCGGCCTCGCGACCGTCATCCCGACCCTCTCGGCGGTGCAAACGTTCGCGGGTCAGTCGTCGTGGCTCGTCATGGTGCTCATCGCCCTCGCCGTCGGAGCCGTCGCCGGCCTCATCAACGGCGTCGTGATCGCCTACGGCAACGTGGTGGCGTTCATCGCGACGCTGTCGATGCTGGTCGCGGCGCGCGGGCTCGCCGAGATCTTCGCCAACCGGTCGACCCAGATCGTGCGCGACCAGGGTTTCCTGAGCTTCTTCCGCGGCGACTTCCTCGGCGTCTCCCCGCTGATCTGGATCTTCCTCATCGTCGCGATCGCCGGCTGGGTGCTGCTCAACCGCACCACCTTCGGTCGTCGCACGATCGCGATCGGTGGAAACCTCGAGGCCGCCCGTCTCGCCGGTATCAAGGTGAAGCGCCACACCATGTACCTCTACGTGCTCGCGGGTCTCACCGCCGGCATCGGCGCGGTCATGATGATGGCGCGCACCACGGTGGGCACGTCGACGCACGGCACGCTGTACGAGCTCGACGTCATCGCGGCGATCGTCGTCGGCGGCACGCTGCTCGTCGGCGGTCGCGGCACCATCGTCGGCACCGTCTTCGGTGTGCTGATCTTCGCGGTGCTGACGAACATCTTCACGCTCAACAACCTGAACACCTCGGTGCAGGCGGTCGTCAAGGGCGTGATCATCGTGATCGCGGTCCTCCTCCAGCGCCGCTTCGCCGAACGCTCCTCCCGCCGCTGA
- a CDS encoding sugar ABC transporter ATP-binding protein codes for MSKSFAGVQALRSVHLDVLPGEVHCVLGQNGAGKSTLIKILAGAYQPDEGEIVWNGEPAAIGSPVAALGLGIATMYQELDVVDGLSITENVYLGHELATVGFLKSRDANNRVRELLRRLGHPDLSPTREVGTLSAAEKQIVSMARALSHDIRLIIMDEPSAVLDSEEVDNLFRVVRDLTASGIAVIYISHRLEEIRRIGDRITVIKDGATTASGLAVADTPTADLITLMTGRAIANVFPPRPAPRPGAEELLRVDDLGLRGWFEGVSFSVRAGEVVGLAGLVGSGRSEILETVYGARKATSGSVTVGGRPLGRGSVPGAVDAGIGLSPEERKSQGLILDEPIYRNVTLSTFARFARGGFLRERAEIRAASEQIDALELRPADPERATRTLSGGNQQKILLGRWLLHDTKVLLLDEPTRGVDVGARAEIYALIARLAAEGAAIVVVSSEIEEVLGLSDRVLVIAEGRVVHEGPAKDIDEHRVLDLVMEGTAA; via the coding sequence TTGAGCAAGAGCTTCGCGGGCGTTCAGGCCCTGCGAAGCGTCCATCTCGACGTCCTGCCCGGCGAGGTGCACTGCGTGCTCGGCCAGAACGGCGCGGGCAAGTCGACCCTCATCAAGATCCTCGCGGGGGCCTATCAGCCCGACGAGGGCGAGATCGTCTGGAACGGTGAGCCGGCCGCGATCGGCTCCCCCGTCGCTGCGCTCGGGCTCGGCATCGCGACGATGTACCAGGAGCTCGACGTCGTCGACGGCCTCAGCATCACCGAGAACGTCTACCTCGGTCACGAGCTCGCGACGGTCGGCTTCCTGAAGAGTCGCGACGCGAACAACCGGGTGCGGGAGCTGCTGCGTCGGCTGGGCCACCCCGACCTCTCCCCCACCCGCGAGGTCGGCACGCTCTCGGCCGCCGAGAAGCAGATCGTGAGCATGGCCCGCGCGCTCTCGCACGACATCCGGCTGATCATCATGGACGAGCCCTCCGCCGTGCTCGACTCCGAAGAGGTCGACAACCTGTTCCGGGTGGTCCGCGACCTCACCGCCTCGGGCATCGCGGTGATCTACATCTCCCACCGCCTCGAAGAGATCCGCCGCATCGGCGACCGCATCACGGTAATCAAGGACGGGGCGACGACGGCGTCGGGTCTCGCTGTGGCCGACACTCCCACCGCCGACCTGATCACGCTCATGACGGGCCGCGCCATCGCGAACGTCTTCCCGCCTCGTCCGGCGCCCCGACCGGGTGCCGAAGAGCTGCTCCGAGTCGACGACCTGGGGCTCCGCGGCTGGTTCGAGGGTGTGAGCTTCTCGGTGAGAGCGGGCGAGGTCGTGGGGCTCGCCGGGCTCGTCGGGTCGGGCCGATCCGAGATCCTCGAGACCGTGTACGGCGCGCGCAAGGCGACGAGCGGCTCCGTCACCGTCGGCGGCCGCCCGCTCGGGCGCGGCTCCGTCCCCGGCGCGGTCGATGCCGGCATCGGGCTGTCGCCCGAGGAGCGCAAGTCGCAAGGGCTGATCCTCGACGAGCCGATCTACCGCAACGTGACGCTGTCGACGTTCGCCCGCTTCGCCCGGGGCGGGTTCCTCCGTGAGCGCGCCGAGATCCGGGCCGCCTCGGAGCAGATCGACGCACTCGAACTGCGCCCCGCCGACCCCGAGCGCGCCACGCGCACGCTGTCGGGCGGCAATCAGCAGAAGATCCTGCTCGGCCGTTGGCTCCTGCACGACACCAAGGTCCTGCTGCTCGACGAGCCGACGCGCGGCGTCGACGTCGGAGCCCGCGCCGAGATCTACGCGCTCATCGCCCGACTCGCCGCCGAGGGCGCCGCCATCGTGGTCGTCTCGAGCGAGATCGAAGAGGTGCTCGGCCTCTCGGACCGGGTGCTCGTCATCGCAGAAGGCCGGGTCGTGCACGAAGGACCCGCGAAGGACATCGACGAGCACCGCGTGCTCGATCTCGTCATGGAAGGAACAGCAGCATGA
- a CDS encoding substrate-binding domain-containing protein, with the protein MLTPRSTRRRLVAASGTALVVAALITGCTSGGGDTATNTAPANNTENEETGENIRIGFSGPAADHGWLGAINSAAIAEAEKYPDVELIVAEGTNDANLQISQVETFINDGVDAIVLLPTDGAALTDVAISAMEAGIPVINVDREFSSTFAARVTVLGDNYGMGVSAGTYICEQLGDNPDAVIAEIAGIDSLPLTQDRSRGFADALDDCGLEVSNRVAADFTVQGGEAATSQLLQAAPQIDAIWNHDDDQGIGVLAAIDAAGRDEFFMVGGAGSANAMRSIEAGDSVLQATVIYPSTQAADGIRLARLVAQNKSMGDLVEVEVPSRIVLNAPVVTADNVEQYLPTAFES; encoded by the coding sequence ATGCTGACACCACGTTCGACGCGGAGGCGGCTCGTCGCTGCTTCCGGTACGGCGCTGGTCGTTGCAGCCCTGATCACGGGCTGCACCTCGGGCGGCGGCGACACAGCCACCAACACCGCCCCCGCCAACAACACCGAGAACGAGGAGACCGGCGAGAACATCCGCATCGGTTTCTCGGGTCCCGCCGCCGACCACGGCTGGCTGGGCGCCATCAACTCGGCGGCCATCGCCGAAGCGGAGAAGTACCCGGACGTCGAGCTCATCGTCGCCGAGGGCACGAACGACGCCAACCTGCAGATCAGCCAGGTCGAGACCTTCATCAACGACGGTGTCGACGCGATCGTGCTGCTGCCGACCGACGGCGCCGCCCTCACCGATGTCGCGATCTCGGCGATGGAGGCCGGTATCCCGGTCATCAACGTCGACCGCGAGTTCTCGAGCACCTTCGCCGCCCGCGTCACCGTCCTCGGCGACAACTACGGCATGGGTGTCAGCGCCGGCACCTACATCTGCGAGCAGCTGGGCGACAACCCCGACGCGGTGATCGCCGAGATCGCGGGCATCGACTCGCTGCCGCTGACGCAGGACCGCAGCCGCGGCTTCGCCGACGCGCTCGACGACTGCGGCCTCGAGGTCAGTAACCGCGTCGCCGCGGACTTCACCGTCCAGGGCGGCGAGGCCGCGACCTCGCAGCTGTTGCAGGCGGCCCCGCAGATCGACGCCATCTGGAACCACGACGACGACCAGGGCATCGGCGTGCTCGCCGCGATCGACGCCGCCGGCCGTGACGAGTTCTTCATGGTGGGTGGCGCCGGCTCCGCGAACGCGATGCGGTCGATCGAAGCGGGTGACAGCGTGCTCCAGGCGACGGTCATCTACCCGTCGACGCAGGCCGCCGACGGCATCCGCCTCGCTCGTCTCGTCGCGCAGAACAAGTCGATGGGCGACCTCGTCGAGGTCGAGGTCCCGTCGCGGATCGTGCTGAACGCACCGGTCGTGACCGCCGACAACGTCGAGCAGTACCTGCCGACCGCGTTCGAGTCCTGA
- a CDS encoding Gfo/Idh/MocA family protein: protein MIGHGFMGAAHSQGWRVAPRFFDLPLDPTMALLVGRDASAAAAAAERWGWQESADDWRAVIERDDIDLIDIVTPGDSHAEIAIAALAAGKHVLCEKPLANTVEEAVAMADAAATAAERGIAAMVGFTYRRVPAVTYARDLVAEGRLGEIRQVRAAYLQDWLSDAEAPLTWRLDKDRAGSGALGDIGAHAVDMAQFITGLSLESVSGVMETLVAERPRMASSVGLSGTASSERGPVTVDDLALFTGRFESGALGSFEASRFATGRKNALRIEIAGSLGALSFDLEAMNELQFFDATAPAELQGFTRIIVTEPGHPYTGSWWPAGHMLGYEHGFSHQVKDLVDAIAGGTQPTPSFADGLQVQRVLDAVERSSDSGSAWTPVGS, encoded by the coding sequence ATGATCGGACACGGCTTCATGGGGGCCGCGCACTCGCAGGGGTGGCGCGTCGCGCCGCGATTCTTCGACCTGCCGCTCGATCCCACCATGGCGCTCCTCGTCGGACGCGACGCGTCGGCCGCTGCCGCCGCCGCCGAGCGATGGGGGTGGCAGGAGTCCGCCGACGACTGGCGCGCGGTCATCGAACGCGACGACATCGACCTGATCGACATCGTCACCCCGGGCGACTCGCACGCCGAGATCGCGATCGCGGCGCTCGCCGCCGGCAAGCACGTCCTCTGCGAGAAGCCGCTCGCCAACACCGTCGAGGAGGCGGTCGCCATGGCGGACGCCGCCGCGACCGCCGCCGAACGGGGCATCGCCGCGATGGTCGGCTTCACGTACCGCCGGGTTCCCGCCGTCACCTACGCCCGCGACCTCGTCGCCGAGGGACGGCTGGGCGAGATCCGGCAGGTCAGAGCCGCCTACCTCCAGGATTGGCTCTCCGACGCGGAAGCCCCCCTGACGTGGCGGCTCGACAAGGACCGCGCCGGGTCCGGCGCCCTCGGCGACATCGGTGCGCACGCCGTCGACATGGCGCAGTTCATCACCGGGCTCTCGCTGGAGAGCGTCTCCGGAGTGATGGAGACCCTCGTCGCCGAGCGCCCGCGGATGGCGTCGTCCGTCGGTCTCAGCGGCACCGCGTCGAGCGAACGCGGACCCGTCACCGTCGACGACCTCGCCCTCTTCACCGGACGGTTCGAGTCGGGCGCGCTCGGGTCGTTCGAGGCCAGCCGATTCGCCACTGGACGCAAGAACGCCCTGCGCATCGAGATCGCCGGTTCGCTCGGAGCGCTGAGCTTCGACCTCGAGGCCATGAACGAGCTGCAGTTCTTCGACGCCACCGCGCCGGCCGAGCTGCAGGGCTTCACCCGCATCATCGTCACCGAGCCCGGCCACCCCTACACCGGGTCGTGGTGGCCCGCGGGCCACATGCTGGGCTACGAGCACGGCTTCTCGCACCAGGTGAAGGACCTCGTCGACGCCATCGCCGGCGGAACGCAGCCGACTCCGTCCTTCGCCGACGGCCTCCAGGTGCAGCGGGTGCTCGATGCGGTCGAGCGCAGCTCCGACTCCGGGAGCGCCTGGACCCCGGTCGGCTCCTGA
- a CDS encoding sugar phosphate isomerase/epimerase codes for MTRPITLFTGQWADLPFEEVARLAGEWGFDGLEIACWGDHLDPNRGATDDDYIADRLEILRKNNLEVFTIANHLKGQAVCDDPIDARHRGILPDSVWGDGDPEGVRARAAEELKNTARTAARLGAKTVTGFTGSSVWKYVAMFPPVAEELVDAGYTDFADRWNPILDVFDEVGVRFASETHPSEIHYDYWTTKAALDAVEHREAFGINWDPSHFVWQDLDPTMYLWDFKDRIYHVHCKDTKKRLNGRNGRLGSHLAWADPRRGWDFISTGHGDVPWEDCFRMLNAIGYEGPLSVEWEDAGMDRLVGAPEALEFVRKFGFDAPSAAFDAAFSTR; via the coding sequence ATGACGAGACCGATCACGCTCTTCACCGGCCAGTGGGCCGACCTGCCCTTCGAGGAGGTGGCGCGACTCGCGGGGGAGTGGGGCTTCGACGGCCTCGAGATCGCCTGCTGGGGCGATCACCTCGATCCCAACCGCGGAGCGACCGACGACGACTACATCGCCGACCGCCTCGAGATCCTCCGCAAGAACAACCTCGAAGTGTTCACGATCGCGAACCACCTCAAGGGTCAGGCCGTCTGCGACGACCCGATCGACGCGCGCCACCGCGGCATCCTTCCCGACTCGGTGTGGGGCGACGGCGACCCCGAGGGTGTGCGCGCCCGCGCTGCCGAGGAGCTGAAGAACACCGCCCGCACGGCGGCCCGCCTCGGCGCGAAGACCGTCACCGGGTTCACCGGATCGTCGGTCTGGAAGTACGTCGCCATGTTCCCGCCGGTCGCCGAGGAGCTCGTCGACGCCGGATACACGGACTTCGCCGACCGGTGGAACCCGATCCTCGACGTCTTCGACGAGGTCGGGGTGCGCTTCGCGAGCGAGACGCACCCGAGCGAGATCCACTACGACTACTGGACGACCAAGGCGGCTCTCGACGCGGTCGAGCACCGCGAGGCGTTCGGCATCAACTGGGATCCCAGCCACTTCGTCTGGCAGGACCTCGACCCCACCATGTACCTGTGGGACTTCAAGGACCGCATCTACCACGTGCACTGCAAGGACACGAAGAAGCGTCTGAACGGCCGCAACGGTCGGCTCGGCTCGCATCTGGCGTGGGCGGACCCGCGTCGCGGATGGGACTTCATCTCGACCGGTCACGGCGACGTGCCGTGGGAGGACTGCTTCCGGATGCTGAACGCCATCGGCTACGAGGGTCCGCTGTCGGTCGAATGGGAGGACGCGGGCATGGACCGCCTCGTGGGAGCGCCCGAAGCGCTCGAGTTCGTGCGCAAGTTCGGCTTCGACGCACCGTCCGCCGCGTTCGACGCGGCCTTCAGCACCCGGTAG